A genome region from Setaria italica strain Yugu1 chromosome III, Setaria_italica_v2.0, whole genome shotgun sequence includes the following:
- the LOC101763237 gene encoding uncharacterized protein LOC101763237, protein MSAEPPTAVANRLDLAEGTLLFGGTQRKVLHFSSGHRVRSDLQKAQDSFSFLIMEEDLGQESAEEILTHAQDLSMKAFVACHVAQRRVREDLRQSELSKQSSESALSKEIKVVKKLQFEKETLATALDTEKNKSILLEVEKNSLSKRNEELEAEVERLRALAQAAENEKSRADQLQLSLDAKWQEVEQLTCLRSEFKKLKKDHQEYTDAIDECFHYIHAEMKKTLTGFGSAPPPLNLKDYMIGDILKWVVDGIQSLGVNGRAFGDLGAAVSARTLAHAICSLMTTPIDGSELVISKSDLHRLHDRDYAWPNNVSADKIFLPFLRTS, encoded by the coding sequence ATGAGCGCAGAGCCCCCTACTGCCGTTGCTAATCGACTTGACCTGGCGGAGGGCACACTTCTTTTTGGTGGTACTCAACGCAAGGTGCTGCACTTCTCTAGTGGTCACCGGGTACGCAGTGATTTACAAAAAGCTCAAGATAGCTTTAGCTTTCTCATTATGGAAGAGGACCTTGGCCAAGAGAGTGCTGAAGAAATATTGACGCATGCCCAAGATTTGTCTATGAAGGCATTCGTTGCCTGCCATGTTGCTCAACGGCGCGTTCGCGAAGACCTGCGGCAGAGTGAGTTGTCTAAACAATCTTCTGAAAGTGCGCTCTCCAAAGAGATCAAAGTTGTGAAAAAACTTCAGTTTGAGAAAGAGACTTTGGCTACTGCCCTTGACACTGAAAAGAACAAATCTATTTTGCTTGAGGTTGAGAAAAATTCCCTTTCGAAGAGAAACGAAGAGCTTGAGGCCGAAGTTGAGAGACTTCGCGCCCTTGCACAAGCCGCTGAGAACGAAAAGTCTCGTGCTGACCAGCTCCAACTTTCTCTTGACGCGAAGTGGCAAGAGGTTGAACAATTAACGTGTTTGCGATCGGAGTTTAAGAAGTTGAAGAAAGATCATCAAGAATATACTGATGCTATTGATGAGTGCTTCCATTATATCCATGCTGAAATGAAGAAAACACTCACTGGCTTTGGTtcagctcctcctccactcAACCTTAAAGACTACATGATCGGTGACATTCTGAAATGGGTTGTGGATGGCATTCAGTCCCTTGGAGTCAATGGGCGTGCATTTGGGGATTTGGGTGCTGCAGTATCTGCGCGAACTCTTGCTCATGCTATTTGTTCACTCATGACTACACCCATAGATGGCAGCGAGCTGGTTATCTCGAAGTCAGACTTGCACCGACTTCACGACCGTGATTATGCTTGGCCTAACAATGTCTCTGCTGACAAGATATTCCTCCCTTTCCTAAGAACATCGTGA